A window of Stenotrophomonas indicatrix genomic DNA:
CCACGGCACGATGAAGATGATTTCCAGGTCGAAGACGATGAACTGGATCGCGATCAGGTAGTAGCGCACGTCGAACTTCATACGCGCGTCTTCGAAGGCTTCGAAGCCGCACTCGTACGGCGACAGCTTTTCCAGATCGGGGCGGCGGGGACCGAGGAATCGACCAACCAGCATCAGCGTAATGCCGATACCGGTGGCAACGATCAGAAACAGCAGAGACGGCAAATATTCGGCCAGCACAGCGATTCTCTCTTGCCTCTGCCGCTGCGCCTGCAGGCGCTTTGGCATGGGGGAGTGGACGGGAAGCTGCCTGGCGCCTTGCGCGCCAGACCAACCCGCTTTACTTACTAAATGGTGCCCAAGAGGGGACTCGAACCCCTACGACCTAAGTCGCTACCACCTCAAGGTAGTGCGTCTACCAATTCCGCCACCTGGGCAAACGATCACATCAGACTATCTTCCCGATGCGCCGCGTATTGTAACCGGCTTCAGTCTTTCTGGGAGCCTTCCGAAGGCTTTTCTTCACCAGAAACCGA
This region includes:
- a CDS encoding NADH-quinone oxidoreductase subunit A, with product MLAEYLPSLLFLIVATGIGITLMLVGRFLGPRRPDLEKLSPYECGFEAFEDARMKFDVRYYLIAIQFIVFDLEIIFIVPWTQVFMELGARSLVTMGLFVGMLFLGFIYVWKKGALEWE